The Lactuca sativa cultivar Salinas chromosome 2, Lsat_Salinas_v11, whole genome shotgun sequence genome includes the window TTCATGTTTGAGTTGTTCGGTTCGGCTTCTTGTTCGTTGTTATTTGACCGGAGTTGACCAACAGTGGTGGGATCGATCCGACGGTTGTCATCAGCTCTTGATGGAAATCGGATCGCTGAGCTGGACACGGGTTGCAGCGTGTATCGTCTGTCGAAAGTCTCACGTAACGAGACTCGACAGACGGGACACGTGCAGTGTTGCTGAAGCCATATGTCGATGCATGATGAATGGAAAAAGTGTCCACAGAAAGGAAGAATACGCAACGTGTCATCCGCATGGTATTCCGAAAGACAAACTATGCATCTACAAGAAGacatggtcaaaaagtcaacaaaccccaaagtcaactagTAATCCATTGGCTAAAAGTAAAACTTCTTTGAGATTAGATCCGTTTTTAGTAATATAGTGTTGTTGATAACTTCTAATCAATGATAATTAAGTATTGATTTGACCTTGTTTTCAATATAATAAAACACATCATTGATTGCTTAAAGCAAAATAGATGGTTCAAGAACAAGGCAGAAAGTCTTGACCTTTCCATGTCAAATTGATTGATATTCGTTTTGTAGCTTGTGGGATATAAATCTTGTATTTAGAAACCATaaagattgatttttttttttctcattaaaTAGGCCAAGAACATAAAAACCCAAAAAACATCTCACTAATTGTGGCCTTAAATATGTTCTTGTAACAAATTCATATAAAGGAAGTGTACTTACTGAGCATCTTTTGCACACGAAAAGAAGGGATCACTGTACTTCTTTGTAGGGAAGCTTGCTGCAACAAGAGGTTCAGCACCACGTATGCCACGCTCCAACTGTCcaacagaaaaaaaaaaggagaaaaaTCATCATGGGTGAACACAATAATTGGAGcctaaaagagtttgtaaaagaAGAACATGAATGATAGAAGAAAATGAGTATAAACAATCTTTTTTTGGCTTGAAGTTGCAAAAGAGGGATGAAAACAAAACTTGAGGCCTAACCTAGTAGTATTTTTTGGACCCTCAGGTATCATATCTTTGCAAACATAAGTACCACTTCAAGAATAATCACATGAGTGAAAGTTTCAAAATTATATCTTCTTACATGCACTTTTGGGtcgcttttttgtttttcatgattAGCTATTTCACGAAAGTTTTTGCTTGACACCACTTTTCACATACCCAAATTCAGAATACCGAAATTGCTATAGGAAGTTTGCAATATAACACTGTTTTTGGAGATACGCGTACTTCTAATTTGGGAAATTTTTGGTTATTAATGGGGTTGAATGTCCGATGGGTTTTGTGACGCAAGTGAGATAAAAAGATATAATTATATTTCTTAACAGATGCACAGATCAAAGAACAGAGGTACTTACAACGTTGAGATCAGATCTAGAAGACATGCGAAAGGATCGTCTTGAAGATATGTAATGAATACGAGCACAGATGAGTCTTGTACACACGAAGACGATGAACATAGTACTTACAGTAAATCCGATTACAGTCATCACCAAATTAATCCCAGGAGACATCATTTTTCTTCGAGAAAAAATTCTATAATTCGTATACAACTTTGCTCAGTCAAACCGAAAACCAATCGTGAACTATGAAACTAAGAATTGAAGGTCAATTGTGCTCACACCATCATCtactcaaaccctaaaaatccaaCTTAACTTAGAATCATGTGATCTTTGTCTGTTTTTTTCTCTCTAGAACCTATCGAGACTCTGTATTTGTCTGTTCTCATATCGTTGTATATATCTCCTCGAAATCTCATTGTTTGTCTCATAGACAAACGTGGAATCAAAAGAAACTGAAATTAGCTAATGCTCGATGGAATATGTTTGAAAATCGATCGAAGATTTTAGTGGGTATTGATGAACTTGGAAGAATCTGCAACAAAGAAAAAAAAGTGGGTTTGCGATGGGAGTGGATTGGAAGAGGCAGAACAGTGTACCAATGAAAGGGATTTAGAAGAGACAGAAGATTTTATAGGCGGGTTTACAATAGACCCCTCATTATTGGCTTACTATAGATATAACCTTGTACTACCAATATTCTCTATTAGCTCCCTACAATAAAATAGAGTTTTTTTTAGGGCAGTCGTATGGGCTGGAAACAGTGTTGAGGAGGCTGAATTGGCCAGCCTCAACGTCGTGGAGGCTATAGGAACACCGTCTCCTTTCCATGTTGTATTAAGATTCGTGGCCCTTACACGTAACTTAATGTATGGAAACTCAAAGCGGAGAAGGTTTCTACCAATCATCTGttagatattaaaaaaaaattactatTTGTTTTTCCTTTTGAATATGGTGTGGTTGTATAGTGGTATTTCTTAGCAAATATGAAATATTGTTGAGGTGATTTGACATATGATTGTAACAAACAAAATGGTGTGGAGAATGTAACCCATATCATACCCTTATACACTCAATTATCTATATATTTTTAGaatacacacacactctctggtgGGGCTGAGTGCGGCAGATTTTGATGGATGAGACCCACAAATCCAAgttttctattcatccaggggcgacgaagatatatagagatcttcgtcctgactactggtggccctgcataaaGCAGGATctagcctggtacgtcgagaggtgtaTGACATGCATGAAGGTAAAGGCAGAGCACCAGGGGCCTCACGGCAAGACGCAACCGTTGGacatccccatgtggaaatggaaaGATATTACCATtaatttcatcacaaagcttctcagcaccgcacggggagtggattccatatgggtcatcgtggatcggttgactgagagtgcccatttcataccgatccaggagagcatttaggccgagaagttggccgacatataTATACGAGAGGTGGTAGCCTGACATAGAGTGCCAGTCTccgtgatttcagacagagacgtGCTGTTTacttccaaattctggaagaagtttcacgacgagttgggtactcgtttgcactttagcactgcttttcacccgcggacggatggtcagagcgagcagaccatctAGACATTGAAGGATATGCTACAGGCATACgttttagacttcggtggtagttgggatacctaccttcccttagcagagttttcctacaataataacTATCACGCGGGTATTAACCGTCCTCCCATCGAGATGTTGTaagggaggaagtgtaggaccccaatatgttggggtgaggttaggCAGAGGGaaatggggagtaccgaagtggtactcaagacgacggagaggatccagcaggttcggagcagactttagactgctcagagtcggcagaaaagttatgccgacaagcgttgTTCGGACCTTGAGTTCCAGGTTTGGGATATGgttgtaacgcctgcagatccgggctagttaatttagaggcaataagggtcgaaaacaacttttcagCAAAaggttatttataataaatagtcttaaccaagttgtagaatatgcctcaaggtttccgtacatataaagaacgccgaaatccgagttataacgaagaagttatgggtcgtcgaagtttttcggcaaaaccggtacGGCACCGGGaggcgtaaaaagtgaatttatgatagaatactttttagccttagtagtcTAAACCAAAGTCATAGAGTATGTTAaaacgagaaaatccataaaaagaacgcccaaatctgacttcgtatgaggaagttatgatttttcaaagtttcggctaaacagtgtacaacccgaaactcgaattttagttcgagcggtttttggcttacgcaacctaaatgagacacgtggcaccaccagaaggttgccacatgcaccaactcggcgagtaggtcctcctactcagtgagtaggtcagtcagcacccctataaatagaggtgtcgggcattccaacttcctcacccctcaaccctcttctttctctctctaaactctctctctaagcctccctaacccccaaagcctagggtaactccctagcacgaggtaaaagccctggagcgcccgacggctctgagaaaagagcctttcaactcgggaacgctgctccagcgaagcccggttttcaagaaaacccgctgtaagtgagctatgcctaccctatctttagtataccttatgttttaatatagtaacgttattaggaacttataatcaatttttgggctattattatgagttatatggagtgttatttaacgcttatataataataataataatagctagactattaaattagtctcgtcaaactttagactaaactctagtggtaatgatactaggtttcgtcaagggataattgttttaagagtaacgaagtgttgtccgagtgccgagtcaccaccttcctaggtgagtgcatagttacttttagcttacacacatatatatatgaagtattttatataaattacgtgctgtgtgtgcatattatctgtatacttgctatctatactggatgaacgattttatacacgtttttaatgatttaaactgtatatgtattttctatctacaaaatgtgttgggtaaaacatgggtagatgtaatagttgatgtgtgataaaataaaataatgagaggcctcgttatagatgttattgatgatccagtcatctagcggagtatagctGACGACCACGgattattctagacagtccagtggaacactagcaggctcgcaacctgtaggtgttcatttgaactgtgtgtttacttgaactgtgtgctcactaggtgtactccatcccccacatggttgcctttagaatatttattgctgaggaatccccctagcagtagtgtccatcccgatgatagtccttagactaggtcccttgtgttagatgttttagggacgtaatgtgaggataacgggaatgggtaattgggttgattgtttgatgtttaaacataataattatattattgtgggttgaaaaccctatgtactcaccaggtttcccaacctgacccactcagtttatttatatcacaggtgctgatatgaagtcacattacactgagagattaaagagatgtagatcactagtgtaaatatatatgtaagttctgtttatgcttatgtttctgtattgacgatgacatcccaaacgttttgaaatgaataaaatacgttccttcgaaaatgttttaataacgtatttatcatgtttttttctgggaacaaattccgcaacattttatgaaaagaagtactctgatttttacaaagcataaacaaaatcggtcttttctgaccgtgaaaatggggatgtcacagttggtatcagagcattagtttaagcaaactaggaatatggatttatttctagacttaaacttagaatgctaagaaatgattgtgaggagtgtgtcttgggtaatacacctgaatagacacaagcactagcttatttagggaaaatgactaatatgcttttatgtgctaaatgatttatgatgctaaatgtatgatcggatctatggtctgttgccgaccggatctggaaacttta containing:
- the LOC111921734 gene encoding RING-H2 finger protein ATL64 gives rise to the protein MMSPGINLVMTVIGFTVSTMFIVFVCTRLICARIHYISSRRSFRMSSRSDLNVLERGIRGAEPLVAASFPTKKYSDPFFSCAKDAQCIVCLSEYHADDTLRILPFCGHFFHSSCIDIWLQQHCTCPVCRVSLRETFDRRYTLQPVSSSAIRFPSRADDNRRIDPTTVGQLRSNNNEQEAEPNNSNMNETSGSKQSGSRSEV